CGGCCGCCGTACCCGTTTCTGGATGGTTTTCGTCATCAGGTGATGTAGAAGCGCCGCCGGAAGGCGTACATGTCCCTGAAGGTGCAGAACTCCGGTGCGCCCAGGTTCCATACCGGCACCTTGCTTGCCAGGTCCGCATGCCAGCGCCGGCGGGCCGCCTCGAACGCCTTGCGCTCGTCGGCGGTCAGGTCCGCCACCAGGTAGCCGAGCGATATGTGGAAGGTAAAGCTGTCGTGGTCGGGCGCGCGGATGCCGGTGACCTCCGACAACCGGTCGCGTAGCCGGCGCAGCTTCGCCTCCTCCGCCCCATCCACGGGCACCATCTCGATGCGCAGGCCCTCGGTGGGCCCGGCCCGCTGCGTGTCCACCCGCATCCGCAGCGGCAAGGCGCAGCCCAGGTCGAACAGCGCAAGCTTGCCGGCCAGCGCCGCGTCGCACTGCGCCATGGTGGCGTCGGTCGGCACGTCCTGGGGCCAGACCCCGGCCGTGCGGTGTTCGTCGTCCGCGCAGCCCAGCACGGTCATGTGGTAGCTCGACGGCGGCAGGACCGCCACCTTTTCCATGAAGGCCTGGGCGGGAAACTCGCGGTAGATATCCAGCAACGCGTCGAACGCGGCAAAGCCGGCATCCTGCTGCGGTACATGGCAGATCACGGTATTGCCGGCGAAGGCATGCACCTGGCGGTTGGCCAGGAACTTGTGGCCCACCGTGCGCGGCGTGGCCACCACGGGCGCCATCGGCGCCAGCAACGACAACCCGGCCAGGGCCGAGCCGCCGAGGGCTATCCAGTTCCGGCGCGCCGCATCCGGCAGGTCGTCTCCCGTCGTTGGGGTATCAGCCTGCATGGGCCGCGCCCTCCAGGCCATCGCGGTAGCGCAGCACGGCCTCGGGCTCGTCGGTCTGGATGATGCTGACGCCTTCGCGGAACAGGCGCCCCCACACGGCATCCGGATTCGCCAGGGCATCGGCGTCGCCACCGTAGCCGGCCACGAAGCCCTGCCACAGCGTGTTGACGAACAACCGCACGTGCAGGCGGCGCGCGGCGACCACCACGGGTGCGAGCTGCGCGGCCTGCATGCGCGGCAGCTCGAACGCCACCGGTCGTGCGCCGCCCTCGCCCTGCTTCGTCGCGATCGCGGCCAGGTCGGCGTCGCCGTGGGCATTCATGAGGATGGGCATGAAGTTGACGTGGTCAAACGGCGACATCGCCGCCAACGGGCTGCTGTCCACGCCCACTTCCGTCTTCACCACCACCTGCCGCTCCATGCCCGCGCGGCGCACCGCGTCCACCGTCTCGACGTAGACGGCCGCCTTCACGTCGAGGTTGAGCATGATGCGCCCCTTCGCCGCGGCCAGTATCTGCGCCAGCGACAACGGATGCAGGTCGGTCAGGGCCATGCCCGGCTGGCCTTCGTCGTCCTTCAGGCGCAGCTGCGAGAGGTCGGCCCAGGTGAGGTCGGCCACCTTGCCGTGGCCGTCCGTCGTCCGGTCCACTGTATCGTCGTGGAACATCACCAGGGTGCCGTCGGCCGCCTTGCGCACGTCCGTTTCCATCATGTCCGCACCGATGGCAATGCAGCGCTGCAACCCGGCCAGCGAGTTCTCGGGCGCATGGCCGGCAAGCCCATGACCGGGCGCGGGGTTATGGCAACCCCGGTGGGCCACGACAATGAGCCCACCGTCCGGGCGCGCCAGCCGCGCCTGGGTCGCCTGCATGGACGTGGGGGCGGCCTGCAGCGGCAGGGCCATCGCCAACAGGGCGATGCCCAGGGCCGGAAACGTGGGATGCATGGGTATCTTTCCTCGGGATCAGAGCTTGGGCGTGTAACGCACGCCGAACCAGTATGTCGTGGGGACCGAGTAGCTGTCTTTCAGCAGGTTTTCGCGGGGGCCGACGAAGCTGGTGATGCGGGTATGGGTCACGTTGCTCACCTGCGCCAGGACGCTCAGCGACGGGGTGATCGCATAGGTGGCCGACACGTCCAGCTGCGAACGCGGTGCCCAGTACAGGTCCTGCCAGGCGATGTTGCTGACCACCGAGCGCAGCGCCTTGCCCTGCCGGTTGAAGGCCGCGCGCAGTTCCAGGCCGTCATGGGTGTAGAACACCGACGCGTTGGCCGTGTAGTTGGGTTGCCCGACGAGGCGGTCGATATGCCGGCTCTGCTGCGCGATGGTCGTCGTGCCGGTGCTGTAGGGCACCTCAAGGCCACCGTCCAGCATGGCGACGTTGCCGCTGACGCCGAACGACGACAGCCACGGCACGATTGGTTCGAGCGAGTTGAGCACACCGGACAGTTCCAGCCCGCGGATGTGCGCCTTCGACGCATTGGACGGCGTGCTGATGAACACGTTGTTGTACGTGGTGCCGTTGTACGCGAACGTGCCCAGGCTGGACAGCGTGAAGATCTCGTTCTGGATGCGCTTGTTGAACACCGCCGCCGACAGCATGCCGTCGTAGTCGCCGGGAAGCTGCCAGTCCAGCGCCAGGTCGAGGTTGGTCGACACGCGCGGCTTGATCTGCGGATTGCCGATGGTGACCGTGACGCCCTGGGCATTCGGGTTGCCGACATCGCCCGTGTTGACGAAACCGATCGAGGTGCGCGCTGCGTACGCGTCGTACGGCGGCCGACCGAGCGTGCGGCTGGCCGCCGCGCGCAGGTCCAGGTTGTCGTTGATGTGGTAGGTCATGATCGCGGACGGCAGCAGGTAGCTGTACCGCGAGTGGGTCGGTGCATCCACGTAGCCGTACAGGCCCGTGCTCGGATCGAGCTGGCGCTCACGACCCACCGTGGACTGGCGCGTGCCGTCGTAGTGCAGGCCGGCCAGGATATCCAGGTTGTCCGAGCGATAGCCCACGTCACCGTAGGCACCGAAGATCTTCTCCTGGTGGGAGAAGTTGTCCTGGTTGCTGAAGGACGACTGGTCGGTCGCGTTGAAGGCGCTGAGCGGCACCGCACGCAACGCGGCGTTGGCCTTCTTCGGATCGATCGTGATCAGGTTGAGACCGAGGTAACGCATGGGTGCGTTCGACGGTGCCAATACATCGGCGATGTTCAGCGCGGGCGCCGTGGCGTTCGGCTGGAACTCGTCGCGGTACACGCTGTAACCCGGCTTGTCCGTCGTATACGACACGCCGGCGCCGAAACCGAAGCCGCGATCGGATTCGTCGCGGTTGAACGCATAGTCCAGCCGCCCGGTCAGGATCTTGTCCTCCGCGGTGCGCTTGTAGTCGGGGCGCCAGTACAGCAGGCTGTAGTTGCCGTAGTTGTAGTACGACTGCGGCGACACCGGGAACCGCTGGTTGAACTGCGAGGTGTCGTAGGTGAAGCCATAGGCCGACGTCGGGTTGACGGTCACGCCGGGGCCGGTGGTGCCGGTCGGTACCGCGGCGGGGCGCACCGCCCCGGTGATGTACTTGTACATCTGGATCGGCTCGTCATAGGTGGCATCCGACCACGACGCCTTGGCGCTTAGCACCTGGCGATCGTCCACATGCCAGTCCAGGCCGGTCTGGAAGAGCTTCGTGCGCGAGGTGATTACCTGGTTGGAATAGCCCACCTCGACATCGCCCACCGGATAGGTGCCGGAGGTCGGGGTCTGGTTCGCCACGACATTGCGGTTGCGCGGGTCGATGATGACTTCGTTGCGCTGCATATCGTCCTTGAACGAGTAGTAGCCGGCGGTCGCGTAGCCCTGCACGTCGTCGCTGAATTTCGCCTCGAACTTGCCGGTGAGGCCGTAACGGTCACGCTTGTCGTCGACGTACCAGTACTTGTCCTGCTGCGGCACCGCGTAGCCGTTGCCGAGCGCGGCGCCCGACTGCAGGAGGCCGTTGTTGCCGTAGAAGCTCTCCTGGATCGTGTCGGTGGTCATGTGCGTTTCGGTGTAGCTGCTCAGCGTCTGGTAGTTACCCGACAGCGTCACGCCATACTGGTGCTCGTCGCCGAACGTCGTGCTGCCCGTGGCGTTGAAGCGATAGCCCGGATCGTCCTGATTGCCGGGACGGCCGTTCTCACTCGCGTGCCCCGCCGAGGTCTCCATCGTGAAGAAGGGCTTGCCACCGTTCTCGAACGCGCTGCGCGTCTTGAGGTTGATGGCCCCGCCGGTGGCATTGGGATCCAACTCGGGAGTGAAGGTCTTTACCACCTGCAGCTCGCTGACCATCGAGGATGGCAGGATGTCCAGCCGCACGCCGCGCGTGATCGAGCCGAGGTTACCGTTGGGCGTTCCCGGTGACGCGATGGTCAGACCGTCGATGGTCACGTTGTTGTACGAAGGGCCCAGGCCCCGGATAACCGGCGTAGCCGCTTCGTCACGCGGGTGCTCGTTGTCCGTCGCCGGCAGAACCGAGATACCCGGCACGCGACGCAGCGCCTCGACGATGGTGGCATCGGGCAAGGCCCGCACGTCCGTCGCGCTGACCACATCGGAGATATTGGTGCTGGCACGCTTGCTGTCGATGGCCGCATCATTGGCGCGCCGGATACCGGTCACCACCATGCCGTCGAGCTTCTGCGCATCCCCCGCCTGCGCCTTGTCGTCAGCCGGTGCCGGCGTAGGCGGCACCTCAACGGGCGGCACGGAAGCGGACTGCGCAGCGATGCCCTGGCACCACGCCGCAACGAGGCACGCCAGCATGGTTTTGCGGAGGATACGAGTGTCGTTCACGGTGAAGCCCCTGGAATGGAATGTATTGCAACCGATTGCATCAAGGCTAACCAGGGGATGTTGCGGAATTATTTCCTTGGGCTTGGGGGGCTAGGGACGTATGTCGCGCACGTGCGTGCGCTCGTACGCCACGCCCCTGCCTACCGCTTCACCGAATCACGCACCAGAGCGTCAGCAGCAGCGCGGGCACCATCACCACGGTCCCGGTCTTCAGGAACTGCCAGAAGCCCACGGCCTCCCCTTCCCGCCGGATGGCCTGCAGCCAGAGGATGGTGGCGAGTGAGCCGGTGATGGACAGGTTGGGGCCCAGGTCCACGCCGACCAGCGTGGCATCCACGACGTGCTGCGTGGCCTCCGCCTGGGCCAGTGTGGCGCTGGCCAGGAGGCCGACGGGGAGATTGTTGGCCAGGTTGCCGCCGAGCCCGGTGGCCGCGCCAGCCGCCCACGCGGCGAGGGTGACGCTGCGCGAGGCCAGGTCCTGCAGGCCGTGCGCCAGCATCCCCACGACGCCGGTGGTGACCAGCACCTCCACCAGCACGAACAGGCCTGCCACCAGCGGCAGCACGCCCCAGGACACGCCAGCGATGGCGGCGCGCGGGCTTTCGCGTTTCCGCCATGACACGACCACGAGGGCGAGCACGCCCATGATCGCGGTAGGCAGGCCGAGGCTGCCGTCCCACGCGGACACGGCCATCAGCACCACGGCCGTGGCGGCGATGGCGGCCAGCGTGAGCTTGCCGTGGCCCGACAGGCGCGGCACGTCTACCTGGGTCTCGCACGATCCGCGCAGCTTGCCACGCTGGGTCAGGTACAGCGCGGCGAAGGTCACGCCGATGGATACCAGCGAAGCGAGGCCGAACCGTGCCAGCCACGCGCCGAGCGACGGCACATGGCCGGCGTACAGCACCAGGTTGGCGGGGTTGGAGATCGGCAGCACGAAGCTGGCCGCATTGGCGATGAAGGCGCAGATGAAGAGCAGCGGTAGCGGCTCGGCCTTGGCCCGCCGCGCAATGGCGAACACCGCGGGCGTGAGTACGACCGCCGTCGCATCGTTGGACAGGAACGTGGTGGTGACGATGCCGGTGAGGTACACCAGCACGAACAGCCGGGTGGACGACCCGTGTGCGTGGTTGACCGCGACGGCGGCCATCCAGTCGAACAGGCCCTCGCGCCGGCCCAGTTCGGACAGGAGCATCATCCCGGTCAGGAACAGATAGACGTCCATGCCCTTCATGACGGCCGAGGCGGCAGCCCCGGCCGGCAGGCAACCCAGCACCACCACGGCCACGGCGCCGCCGACGGCCCAGATCGCTTCGGGCCACTTGAACGGACGGCCGACGACGCCCGCAGTAGCCGCGCCGACGATCCCCCAGGCAAGCCACGGCGCGCTCATGCCGCACCCCCTGCGTTAGCGAGGCGAGGATCGCGCGTAACGCTGCCGGGATGACCGCATGCCTCATGTAGTGCATGACGGTTGAGGAACCACAGGGCGAGCGAGCCCACGGAGATGCCGCCCAGGACCAGGAACGCGCCCCGGTAGCCGATGGACTGGGCCATCATGCCGCCGAGCAGCGGGCTGAGCGCCGCGCCAACGCCTTGCATGGTCATGACGGCGCCCTGGGCCACGTTGACACGCCCGGTGCCTTGCATCAGCCGCGCGATGAGCGCGGGCACGGCGACGCTTTGCAGGCCGGCGCCGATGCCATCCAGTATCTGCACCGGGTACACGCCCCAGTGGCCGATGAACAGCGCAGCCACGAGACCACGTACCGGCAGCGCCAGGAAGGTGATGAGGATCACCCACCAGTAGCCGGTGGAACGGATCATCCGCATGGCCACGAGCGACGCCACCACCATCACCAGCTGGGCGACGATGATGGTCAATGCCGTGAAGGCGCTGGGATCGGCCTGGTGACCGGCGACCACGGCCATGCCATACAGCGGCAGCATCGCCGCGTTGCCGAGGTGGAACAAGGCGAGCGACGCGGAGAGTAGCAGCAATGGCCGGCAGGTCAGCAGGATGGAAAATCCCGAGGGTGCAGCGTCATCGTCGGCGTCGGTTTCCAGGCCGCGCGCGGCGCGGTGATCGATGGCCTTGGCGGGGATGAGCAGCACCGCGGCGATCGACAGCGCGGCGAAGACACCGGCCACGACGAACACACCGCCGAACCCGAACTTCCAGCCGACATAGCCCGACAAGGAAGCACCGATCACGTTACCTGCGTGGTTGGCCACCTGGTTACGCCCGAACTGCCGGTCGAAGCCACGTGCACGCGCCATGCCCAGCGTGATGCCGGCAATGGCGGGACCGATCAGCGCACCGGCGATCGCCGTCGCGACCTGCGAGATCGCCACGGTGGCGAACGAATGGGTGAACCACACGATGCACGACGCAAGCACCGTGCACAGGGCGGATACGACCACGGCCATGCGCTTCGCGCGCGTGGCGTCGATGACCGCGCCTGCGGGCGCCGTCACCAGCAGGCCAGCCACGCCGCCCATGGTCATCACGCTGCCGATGGCACCCGTGGTCCAGCCCAGCGACTGCAGGAAGACGCCGAGGAAGGGGCCGATGCCCGCTTGTACGTCGGCGATGAAGAAGTTGAGCGCCTCCAGAGGACGCTGCCCGGGCATGTGAGCGGCCGGCGCGCGATCCACGGCGCTCACCAGTGCCGCCCGTTCTTGTTGGGGCCCAGCTGGCTGCCCAGGATGCCGTGCGCGGGCCACGCCTCCACGGCATGCGCGTCGCTGCCCAAGGCCGCGTCCTGCCGCTCCCGCCGGGTCGCTTCCGCGGCCGTGAGCGCCTGAATGGTGTCGTCGCCCACGGCGCCGTGGCGATCGGTCGCCACGACGGTGATATCCGCCTCTGTTTCGACGGCAGACCCCTGCACATGAGCCTCCCAGACGCACGGCTCGCCCGCCACGGGCGACATGGCGACCGTCGGGCCACCCGGCAAGCTCGCCGTCACCGAGCGGATGTCCTCCCCGAACACCTTGGCGCGGATGCGCATCGCGCCGGAGGCCGCCACGACCTGGCGCGAGGCCGGGTCGGTCACCAGCCGGCCATCCGCCGGCTGCGTGATCATGACGAAGGGCCGCGGATCGCGCAGACGACAGAAGCGCCAGCTGACCACGCCCTCGTCGACATTGACCACCGTGTAGCCGGGGGCGCCGTCGTCCTCCTCGATCTGCCCGGTGGAACGCGTGGCGCCGTACAGCACCGCACCGTCGTTGAGCAACTCGTTGTAGTGGGTGTGCCCGGTGTCGACGAACGCCACGCCCGCCTCGGCGAACAGGCGAGCGACCGCTTCGCCACCCTCGGCAAGATCGCCAGGATAGGCATGCATGAAGACCAGCGGCGCAGCGCCGCTGGCCTTTGCCTGCGTCAGCTCATTCGCCAGCCACGCATGCTGGGCGTCGCCAAGCCGGAAATCAGGGCCTCCCGCTCCCGCCGACACCACATCCAGGAACAGGCAGGCGCGCCCGTTGATCGCGACGCGGCGCGGCAAGGGGTCGGCATCCAGGCCCTCATGGAACGCGACCAGGTCGCCATCCTCGAAATCGTGGTCGCCAGGGATGGCGTGGAGCGGAAGCGGCATGCCCTCGAGCACGGCGCGGATACGCGCGTATTGCTCGGCCGTGGCATGGTTCGCGTTGTCACCGGGGAGAAAGGCGAAATCGACGCCATGCCGCATGCGCGCATTGATGTCGTCCACGACGGCGGAAAGGTGGGACAGGCTTTCGTAGCCGTCTTCGTCGGATGCATGCAGGTCACCTACATGGATCCAGGTCAGCATTCGCATGAACTTGCTCCGTTTCGACGCGGTGGGGATCCGCTACGAAACCGGTTGCAGCAAGCGTGCCATGCGGCAGATGCCCCGTGCCTGCGCGGCACCGGGGGAAACGAGAGGCACCGGTGTCCCCTGTGGGGACGGGGCGGTGTCCTGTAAACGGACACCGGAATTTGCGAGGGGCGCCCGTCCTCGCGCCGTCAGGTTAGTGAGGGCAGTTTCACCTGGCAGGGTCGCGAGCAAAGCCGCGCGGGCGACACACTGCACCTGCGTCTTGGTCATGGTCGCCCTGCCGCACCAGGCTCCCTCCCTCCCCCCCAGAGTGCCTGGCGCGACAGGTTTTTTATGCCTTGTTCGCGTCCATCGTCACCGAGTCCAGATGCTCCACGGACTCAATGTCGTTGAGCCAGACCAGTCCGTCCCAACCAGGCTGCTGCGGGTCCTCCAGCTTCACCGTGCCGTCGATGCCCTCGTTGCCCTGGGCATCGCGAAACGTCTGCACGGTCGGCGGCACGGCGACGATGCCCAACACGGTACTGCCGTCCCGAAGATGCAGGCGCACCTTCGCGTTGAAGGCCAGCGTTCGCACGAGGGCCTTGATCCGGCCCACCTCACCCGCATCAGTGACACCGTTTCTTTCGTTGGTGCTCAGGTTCATTTCGGTTCGCTCCGCGCCGACAGGGTCGGACATATCCAGCGTGCAGCATCGGAGCCGAGGCGTTAAAACGCGTGAACGGTCCGTGCGGAGGCTTTCGACGACGCTGAACGCAGAGGCGCGTGGCCCGCGCCGACATCGTTAGGCAAATGCATGTCGATATGCGCCTGCTGTGGCGCGCCCGCCCACGCCGATAGCAACATGTGCCCACACTGCGGACGAACCGAGTGGACCGCCCCGGTGCGGGCGCGCTGAGACAGTAAAAAAAGACGCCCGGTCCACGGACCGGGCGAAATCGATCAGACCACATGACCGTGCAAAGGCCACACTCACCCTTGCTCGGCCGCCCTCTGGTTGCCCGCCCGCTCGGCCAGCATGGTCAGCTTCTCGTCGGTGGCCTTCTCCTCCTTGAGCGTGTCCTGCAGCAGACCCACCGTATCCTTGTAACCGAGTTGCTTGCCGATGGCGCAGAGCGTGCCGTACGACGCGATCTCATAATGCTCGACCTTCTGCGCCGCACCGATCAATGCCGCGTCGCGCAGCGGGCCTTCGACGATGCCGTCGATAATTTCCTTTGCCTCCTCCACCAGGCCTTCCATCGCTACGCACTTGACTCGCTTGAGGCGTATGCCAAGCGTCTCCACCACCTGGTCGATACGCTCTACCTGCCCCTGGGTTTCTTCCAGATGGGTCTCGAACGCCTGCCTGAGTTCAGGCGCGGTGGCGGCGCGGGCAAGCCGGGGCAGCGCGCGGGTCAGCTGCTTCTCGGCACTGTAGATGTCCGAAAGCTCGTGGATGAACAGGTCGTCGATAGACTTGATAGCCATGGGTTCCTCTCTTCGGGGTGGGGGTGAAGCGGTCAAGCGCTCACAGGCATGGGCCGACACACCGGGCCGCCCGGGACATAGCCTTCGATCGTGGTCCAGCCCTCGACCCCGTCCTCGATCTTCAGGCGAACCGGACGGTTCTTCTGTCGACCGATGCACCCGGCCAGGTACAGCGCATGGCGGAAGCATTCGTCCTGGGAGGAGAACGCGCCCATGCGATGGGAGCCGTGGAACACCTCCCAGGCGAACGCGCGATTGGGCTGCGCCAGGGGGAGATAGAGGGTTTCGCAATGATTGGGAGAGATAGTCATACCGGTCCCTAACCAAAATGCATGCCATGCCACATAGTCACTGATAATCAATTAGTTACACCCGCCCCTTAACAGGGTTCCAGGAAGAAATTGCCGATGGTCGGAAAAAGATTCAGGGGCTGTCGCATCGAGGCTCAGTCCGCTTCGACGCGCATCAGCACGCCGTGGCGCGGAAGCGTCGGAATCCGCCAGGTAGGTATGGGCGCATCCGGATCGGGCAACGTCACGCGAGACGCGTGTCGCCATGTACGCAACAGCGTCGCCAGCAGCGCGACGGTGGCACCCTCGCCCGCGCACCGGTGACCCTGGCGCAGCGGCCCGAAACCTTGCGCGACCATGCAGGTGTTCGGCTGACGCAGGAAACGATCCGCCCGAAAGCGGCCGGGATCATCATGGATACGGGGATCGTGGTTGGTGCCATACAGATCCAACAGCAGCCATTCGTCCCTGTCGAAGCTCATCCCGCGCCATGTGAACGGTCGCGCCACGCGTCCGCCCGCAGCGGGGAAAAAGGGATAGAAGCGCCGTACCTCCTCGATGAACGAGTGCAGCACGATGTCGCTCGCATTCACCACGTCGGCGAGGCGCGTCACGCAGCCATTGCTCCGTCCGTCGGCGGCGGATCAGACCTTCGATCGCATGGCCCAGCACGTTGCCGGCGCCATCGATCATGGTCGACAGTTCACGTGTCCGCTGCCGACGTTGTGAGTCCACGGTGCCCCCTACCCAGGCCAGCACGGCTTCTGTCAGCGCGGCCTCCACCTCGGTGTGAAAGCGGATGTAGTCGCCAGTGCGCCACGTTTCCATGCGACGGGTAAATGCCGCTCCGACGCGCGTACACAGGTCGAACCGCGGAGGTAAACCCTTCACATCCCTGGGTCGTAAGAATTAAGTAACTTTACGTGAGTAACATGCCGGCGTGCACAGATACCTGTGCCGAACTCAACGGGGAATCGCATGGCTCATCAGTGTTCCGATCCGGGGCGACGCCGCTCCGCCCGCTGGCCCTGGGCCGGCACCATCCTGTCGTTTGCCATCGGGCAGGCGATGGCGCAGTCCACGCCGCCGACGACCGCCCCGTCCACGGCCAGCACGTCGCTCGACGCCGTAACGGTCACGGGCAAAGCGTTGTCGCTGCAGAAAGCGGTGGCGGAAAAACGTGCTCTGCCGGTCATCTCCGACGGCATCTCTTCCGACGAGATCGGCTCCATCCCGGACTTCGGCCTGGGTGAGGCGGTGCAGCGTATCCCCGGTGTGGCCATGACCATCAATAACGGGCGTGGCGAGGCCCAGTTCCTCAACCTGCGTGGCCTCAACCCTGACTACAACACCGTCACGGTCGATGATATCGCCCTGCCCTCCACGGAGACGACGACGCGCAACGTATCGCTGGATGTCCTGCCCTCTTCGCTGGCGCAGCAGGTCAGCATCTACAAGTCGGTCACAGCGGACCTCCCCGCCGATGCCATCGGTGGTGTGACCAACCTGCGCACACGCAGCGCGTTCGATGTGCCGGGCCTGTTCGCTTCCGCGCGCGCCAACCTGTCGCGCTGGGCCAACCAGCGCGTGGTAGGCAGCTCCAGGCCATCGGGCCAGGCCGAGGTCACGGTGAGCAACCGCTTCGGCCCGGACAAGCACCTCGGCTTCGTGCTGTCGTCCAGCTACTTCCGGCGCGATTCATCGTCGCTGGACACGGCCATGGACAGCAACGGCTACTACCCCTACAGCGGTGGCACGCAACGGCTGGCCTCCCTGCGCCAGAACGCGGCCGGCACCGGCTCGGTCCTGCGTCCATCCGATAACGTGGACGACCTGGTGGCAGTACCCGATCGACACCGCTGGCTCAGCTACGACAACGTCCGCACGCGCGAGTCGGTGTTCGGCAAGCTCGAGTGGGACAACCTGGAAAACGCCCGCGCGCACCTCACCGGCGGTTTCTTCCAGCACGAGAACGACGAACAGCGGCGCTCGCAATTCCTCTCGCGCGTCGGCCCGGCGACGCTGACCTCGCCAACCACCGGCAGCTTTGCGCGAGGCGCCGCGCAGGCCGACTTCGACCACTACGACCAGGTACGCCGCATCAAGTACGCGGAACTGGGCGGCACCTACGAGCCGGCCGAGCACAGCCAGCTCGACGTAACGGCCAACTATGCGGTGGGCAGTTACCGGCAGACCACGCAGGAGGATGTCTTCACCAGCGCGTCATCACCCAGTCTGGGCTTCGGCTACGGCGCGACACCCGGCGACACGGGCCTGTTCACGCCGTTCAACACGGCGTACTTCATGAATCCCGCTAGCTACGCGCAAACCAGCTATCTCTCCCGCGACGAGCGCAGTCGTCTGGGCACCGGCACGCTCAAGGCCGATTTCACGCATAACCTTCAGGAGGACGCCAGCGGCTGGGGCTACAAGGCAGGCGCCCAATCGATTCGCCGCCAGCAGCGCTACGACCTTGACGAGGTCGGCTACGTACCGACGCGCCTCGTCTCACTGGGCACCATCGGCATCGAGGACACCCTGTACCGTCCCTATGATGGCGCCGGCCAGACCCTGCTGCTGATCGATCCAGCCAAGGCAACCGCCTATTTCCTCGCCCATCCGGGTAACTATGCGCTGGCATCGACCAACGCCCGTAACAGCGCCATCGGCGATTTCAACCTCGATGAGACCACGCAGAACGCGTATGGCATGGTCGGCTACCGCGGCGATGCGATCTCGGCCACGGCCGGTGTGCGCTATGAACATACCGGCCAGACCATTATCAACGCCGTGCCGCAGCCGGCGAACAGCCTGACCCGCACCGTGCGGCAGACCAGCGACAGCAGCTACGGCAAATGG
This DNA window, taken from Luteibacter sp. 9135, encodes the following:
- a CDS encoding arsenic transporter, producing MSAPWLAWGIVGAATAGVVGRPFKWPEAIWAVGGAVAVVVLGCLPAGAAASAVMKGMDVYLFLTGMMLLSELGRREGLFDWMAAVAVNHAHGSSTRLFVLVYLTGIVTTTFLSNDATAVVLTPAVFAIARRAKAEPLPLLFICAFIANAASFVLPISNPANLVLYAGHVPSLGAWLARFGLASLVSIGVTFAALYLTQRGKLRGSCETQVDVPRLSGHGKLTLAAIAATAVVLMAVSAWDGSLGLPTAIMGVLALVVVSWRKRESPRAAIAGVSWGVLPLVAGLFVLVEVLVTTGVVGMLAHGLQDLASRSVTLAAWAAGAATGLGGNLANNLPVGLLASATLAQAEATQHVVDATLVGVDLGPNLSITGSLATILWLQAIRREGEAVGFWQFLKTGTVVMVPALLLTLWCVIR
- a CDS encoding glycerophosphodiester phosphodiesterase family protein — encoded protein: MHPTFPALGIALLAMALPLQAAPTSMQATQARLARPDGGLIVVAHRGCHNPAPGHGLAGHAPENSLAGLQRCIAIGADMMETDVRKAADGTLVMFHDDTVDRTTDGHGKVADLTWADLSQLRLKDDEGQPGMALTDLHPLSLAQILAAAKGRIMLNLDVKAAVYVETVDAVRRAGMERQVVVKTEVGVDSSPLAAMSPFDHVNFMPILMNAHGDADLAAIATKQGEGGARPVAFELPRMQAAQLAPVVVAARRLHVRLFVNTLWQGFVAGYGGDADALANPDAVWGRLFREGVSIIQTDEPEAVLRYRDGLEGAAHAG
- a CDS encoding TonB-dependent receptor encodes the protein MLACLVAAWCQGIAAQSASVPPVEVPPTPAPADDKAQAGDAQKLDGMVVTGIRRANDAAIDSKRASTNISDVVSATDVRALPDATIVEALRRVPGISVLPATDNEHPRDEAATPVIRGLGPSYNNVTIDGLTIASPGTPNGNLGSITRGVRLDILPSSMVSELQVVKTFTPELDPNATGGAINLKTRSAFENGGKPFFTMETSAGHASENGRPGNQDDPGYRFNATGSTTFGDEHQYGVTLSGNYQTLSSYTETHMTTDTIQESFYGNNGLLQSGAALGNGYAVPQQDKYWYVDDKRDRYGLTGKFEAKFSDDVQGYATAGYYSFKDDMQRNEVIIDPRNRNVVANQTPTSGTYPVGDVEVGYSNQVITSRTKLFQTGLDWHVDDRQVLSAKASWSDATYDEPIQMYKYITGAVRPAAVPTGTTGPGVTVNPTSAYGFTYDTSQFNQRFPVSPQSYYNYGNYSLLYWRPDYKRTAEDKILTGRLDYAFNRDESDRGFGFGAGVSYTTDKPGYSVYRDEFQPNATAPALNIADVLAPSNAPMRYLGLNLITIDPKKANAALRAVPLSAFNATDQSSFSNQDNFSHQEKIFGAYGDVGYRSDNLDILAGLHYDGTRQSTVGRERQLDPSTGLYGYVDAPTHSRYSYLLPSAIMTYHINDNLDLRAAASRTLGRPPYDAYAARTSIGFVNTGDVGNPNAQGVTVTIGNPQIKPRVSTNLDLALDWQLPGDYDGMLSAAVFNKRIQNEIFTLSSLGTFAYNGTTYNNVFISTPSNASKAHIRGLELSGVLNSLEPIVPWLSSFGVSGNVAMLDGGLEVPYSTGTTTIAQQSRHIDRLVGQPNYTANASVFYTHDGLELRAAFNRQGKALRSVVSNIAWQDLYWAPRSQLDVSATYAITPSLSVLAQVSNVTHTRITSFVGPRENLLKDSYSVPTTYWFGVRYTPKL
- a CDS encoding DUF1868 domain-containing protein translates to MQADTPTTGDDLPDAARRNWIALGGSALAGLSLLAPMAPVVATPRTVGHKFLANRQVHAFAGNTVICHVPQQDAGFAAFDALLDIYREFPAQAFMEKVAVLPPSSYHMTVLGCADDEHRTAGVWPQDVPTDATMAQCDAALAGKLALFDLGCALPLRMRVDTQRAGPTEGLRIEMVPVDGAEEAKLRRLRDRLSEVTGIRAPDHDSFTFHISLGYLVADLTADERKAFEAARRRWHADLASKVPVWNLGAPEFCTFRDMYAFRRRFYIT
- a CDS encoding MFS transporter, with amino-acid sequence MPGQRPLEALNFFIADVQAGIGPFLGVFLQSLGWTTGAIGSVMTMGGVAGLLVTAPAGAVIDATRAKRMAVVVSALCTVLASCIVWFTHSFATVAISQVATAIAGALIGPAIAGITLGMARARGFDRQFGRNQVANHAGNVIGASLSGYVGWKFGFGGVFVVAGVFAALSIAAVLLIPAKAIDHRAARGLETDADDDAAPSGFSILLTCRPLLLLSASLALFHLGNAAMLPLYGMAVVAGHQADPSAFTALTIIVAQLVMVVASLVAMRMIRSTGYWWVILITFLALPVRGLVAALFIGHWGVYPVQILDGIGAGLQSVAVPALIARLMQGTGRVNVAQGAVMTMQGVGAALSPLLGGMMAQSIGYRGAFLVLGGISVGSLALWFLNRHALHEACGHPGSVTRDPRLANAGGAA